One stretch of Zonotrichia albicollis isolate bZonAlb1 chromosome 37, bZonAlb1.hap1, whole genome shotgun sequence DNA includes these proteins:
- the LOC141726625 gene encoding olfactory receptor 14J1-like, translating into MRIQGDHAEFFLLTIMCYDRYVSICKPLHYRTLLGSRACAHMAAAAWASAFLNALLQTANTFSLPLCHGNALGQFFCEVPQILKLSCSHSTFRKIWISLFVTCLAFGCFVFIVFSYVQIFRAVLRIPSEQGRHKAFSTCLPHLAVLSLFLSTGMFAYLKPSSISSPSLDLALSVQYSVVPPALNPLIYSLRNQELKAGVERLMTGWFQKH; encoded by the exons atgcggatccaaggagaccatg cagaatttttcctcctgaccatcatgtgctacgaccgctacgtgtccatctgcaaacccctgcactacaggaccctcctgggcagcagagcttgtgcccacatggcagcagctgcctgggccagtgcctttctcaatgctctgctgcaaacagccaatacattttccctgcccctgtgccatggcaatgccctgggccagttcttctgtgaggtgccccagatcctcaagctctcctgctcacactccacattcagaaaaatttggatttcattGTTTGTTACCTGTTTagcttttggttgttttgtgttcattgttttctcctatgtgcagatcttcagggctgtgctgaggatcccctctgagcagggacggcacaaagccttttccacctgcctccctcaccttgCCGTGCTctctctgttcctcagcactggcatgtttgcctacctgaaaccctcctccatctcctccccatctctggatctggccctgtcagttcagtactcagtggtgcctccagctctgaatcccctcatctacagcctgaggaaccaggagctcaaggctggaGTGgagagactgatgactggatggtttcagaagcattaa